AGTTGTTGTGACCTGTCCATTTTTATACCTCTACCAATAACCATTCTAGAATTTCCAGAAAATAAATAttactttttaaataaaaaaggctttgtatatttatttcacaCACCAACTATTTGTTAGTAAAAGTTATAATTTTCAGACAGAAACCTGTCGGCCTGTACCAAGATAAACCACCCTTAAACGTTTTGATTTAACCAAAAAACTCATGATGTGACCAACCCATATAACTCACTAAAAATAGCACCGTCATACGTGTAAAGAGACAAAAGGTTACACTGAACCATTGTCGTTCACCCCACCGTCGTGGTCGGAAGCTTTGGTTGACCGGAATGTCACCGGAGTTCATACCCTATTCACACCTACAACGTTCACCAATTCAGACTCGTGAGGAGCCGATCTAACCAAAAGTAAAACATACAAGCGAAACGAAGGTTACCGCAAAAATCGTCGTAGTTAATTGAAGTATCGCCGGAATCGCAAACCCTCAAAACGCTGACGTCATCCGCGACCTTGGAAAAAAGGTTGTAGATGAATATGTGTTCAGGTTTGAAGAAATGAAATGAGGATTATTGAGATGAAGGTGTTGATTGATGTGATCTGTTGCCCCTTTGAAGTGAaggtttttagggttttaatTTGTTTCCCCTTTAAAGGTTGGGAGTTTCAGGGTTTCAATCCTATTATATGAAAGCAGGTAGTAAATGGTCCAATAACAACCTGCCAGGCACAACTCATTAACTTCTATAGAAAAAAATGTAGACACAGAGCGGACTCGAACCCGTGCCCGGTCGATGAACAAACAGCCAGCTAACCACTTTACTATATCTGAAAACACATGGAACTATCAAGACCATTTTTATTTAAACAATTATAAAAAGGGAAAAGACCAATGAGAACCTTCCATGTGGCAGGAAAACACTGTTCACAAACTTCATGATTTAATAGATTTATAATTGTTCCAGTTTCTATTTTTTAACCTTTAAAAACACCCGAATCAAATATGTCATCTTTCTTATTATATATTTCATAAATACCGACTTTTTGATATAAATAACAAATTAACAAGTGATATGATATTTTCTGTAAACAATTATGtcattataaatatatattcaaTATATTAGTTCAGAATAATTCTTTATTCCATGTTGACTTCTGTAAAACCTGTGTATTTGTTTTACATACTATTTCTATGTTCGAACTTATTTAACGTGCTTCTGATATATTAAAACTTAAGCCTTGTTTAACGATACGAGTTTCATGTAAATAACTTCTATTGTAATAACAACTAACTGTCGTATGTGTCTTATTTGTTAAACTTGTATAATTCTTTTGCCTACAAAATAAAATGTGCAATTATTAAACATAGCCTAACCCCTAATCAATATATAAGTTattactactgaaaactattagtACCAAAGAAATATAACCATCTAGTTTCTTTTAAATCACACTAACAATGTATAACgtattgttgatgcaacaaacacgggaccaaggatggtagctggactggtcaggcaaaagggctgaaaggtttgattttgcctaacgcaggtcgcggggtccctccacgtttgcaaaacgtggaaggaggttcactagtatatttgagttatttgctttgaagttctttctccaagattgactcggatcaagaaaagaaagcaaatagaatgaatgagatgaatctgatgaagagtTATTTGGAAGTGACAAGAACTCTTCAAATgacaagagattaaggaatctctctgCTTTTCGGAATGTCCTTGAAGTGTtattgagctgtcttcttatagtggaagacacttctcgaaatggtatggactatactagtgagacctgtttgcttatggagggtttccccttttggggttcaaggctttggacccctggttaatagggtgtgcctgtacagacctgctctgactttgtgagttggtgagcgtgagttggtgagatgagttggtggacatgactagttactgttcctcgattcactcattatgcagcttttcatccgatgaacctttcaaccttttaagctctttgcatattaatggttttatttgtctttgggctacccccgtcgtcagccccccaagtcagaggtttttggggtattaggctcaaagacttctgacttttatgcatgtcttttaaaggcttcaagggttcgttgtttggaggcttgaagggtttgaggcggttacttttttgaattttgaaatttaatcgatttgacagttgattggacatgtgtcaggcggcggattggcagagatttttatttttatctttaatacCCTTACTTTACTCTTATATTCATTTTTACAATTACAAAACTTCATCATTTTCCCTTCAATCATTCACAGTTTTTCCTCCCTCAGGTTAGTTTTCTTCTCCGTTTTCACTTTTACTTTTTTCGatcatgggtgcccttaaggatttagcgaggTCATTTTCTCGGTTGACACAAGAGGAGGTAGACCTGTTTTGCCTTGAATATGGTATCGATAAACAGTTTAATCCGACCGCCCCTGCTTGCGATGCTTCCGTTGACAAACCGATTTCTGGTTTTATTGCTTTGTATTGTCGGCATTTTGAGTGGTctaatcttcgttaccctttttcgttTTTTGTTCTAAATTTGCTTGAATATTATCGAGTGTCTTTTGGGCAAGTACATCCGAAaggaatggctagggttttgcactttgaagtgCTGTGTCGTGCTTTAGGTTATGATCCTTCATTGTTGCTCTTTCGGAGGTTCTTCCGGTTAGCcaaaaatggtgattggtttacttttgagaacacaaaggttgatacttgtctTGTTTCATCCATGGTTACAACCCTTGGATCATGGAAGAATacgtttttctgggtttctgaatccattattcctttcaaaatggtgtggaggcatccggatgctgttctcaacgATCCGGAGCCTTCCGAGTCTGAATTGAATGATGCCtttctttcagccattcgggggtgcccttcgagggttcgcccttttcccgaacatttgttagtgcttttaggggttagtaatatttgggcaAAAGTTGATCGGGATCCGGTGTTGATGAGAAATGGCCTTGGTATGCATTTTTTCCCTTATACCTTTTCATCTTACTTTGTTTGTGacttattttctttatttgttttttggcagttatgtctgctttggacttcaTCAAGAGTGACGATACGTCCGATGTGGTTTTTGAAGATGCTCCGACTGTTCCGGGTGAAAATGTTGTTGTGAGGACCTCTGAGCAGAGGTTTGAGGGTTCAGGTTATGTCAGTGTTGCAAATGCGAAGGGTTTTACCAAGTCCAATGTTCCCAAGCCTTCAACTCGCCGGTTATCTCGTCGTTTACTGAAAGctgctcctcaatccacttccactgagccagtggatttgaGTGATGATATCGAGGCTTCTGAGGATCAGGCTGAAGTGgaggttgagaaggagaaggAATTAGTTGTGCGTGGTAAGAAGGTTCGAGGGAAGAAGGGTGTTGCTACCCCTGTTCAAGAATCGTCGAGCAGagacgttgaagggttgaaccCTGAGGGCACTTATGTGCCTACTTGGTTGGTTAAGAATGATGACACTTTtaaggatgctgctgtttgtgaagatgctcttagtcatcttgctcctccttcCGTTCGTGAAGCTattgctgagatggatgatgacactatgttatctcgcatggttttaactacttgcaaccttgcagccatgcttccccaagggattacacgctttcgccaaaggatgcgggagtatgaggatttttctaaaaagaaagacaaaatgaaatcctcccttgcatcgatgaagaaggaagtggctgggtttgcagagaaggaggCAGCTTGGAAGAAGGAGATTGAGGATCTGAAGAAGATGCATGCCATTGAGATGGGTGACCTGAGGAAAAGTTTTGAAGCAAATTTGTTGAAATTGAAGGCTGACCGAGAGGCCTTATCTGTCCAGCAGaaggcttttcgtgaagaaaaggaGGGGTTGAAGGCTTCCGTTGGTCAGGTGACTGCGGATAATCAGTGGTTGATCGAGCATGGGTTTCAGCAGATTGTGACTTATCTTTTGCACTCTAAGgaatttaactctgcccttggtgatgtttacacaaaGTTGCTGAACCTGGGGAAGCATCAAGGCCTTACTGCTGGCTATAAACTTCATGAATCTGGGCAACCTTTGGAGAAATCACCCATGTTTCGCCCTGAGGCTTCTGATGTCTTcaaggcttctgttgagcagatggagaggctaacctacccCTTTATTCATGAGGTATCCTCTTGttttggtaagcctttgtctgttttacaggggttgaagcctgaggggttaaatgagaaggtttgtgctgaggttttgggttccTTGTCAAAGAAGAGGTCTTACTCCGGGGACAGTGATGATACCCTTTCGAGTCTGCCTGAAACCTCGAAAGATGCTGGTTTGGAAACCTCTGCAGTTGGTGGTGAAGAAGTTGTGAAGGTGAAGAAGACAAAGAAAGCTAAAAAGTCTAAGGGTGAAGGTTCCAAGCCCTCTGATAACTGacatttattcgtagctttcttagcaaacattttatgttttgtaatgttttaaacaatgtttaggttttggggacCCTTAAGGTTCCCATGGTTGGTTGGTTGGGCCTATATGGCTGTTGAACATTAGTTTTATTTGCAAGTCACTAGGGCTTGCTTTAACTGTCTTatgaaggtcttttatggcctttcTAACTTATGACATGATGTTTGTCGTTGATGTTTTTGTTGGTTCCATTTGCTTGGTTTTGTTTTGTGGGGTTTCAACCCTTCAGGCTTTTTGTACAGTTGCTGgtgggttgaagcctttaacctttcaagctcGGTACCTGTTGGTTGATCTTTGGGTAGCTTCtgatttggtttgtatgtttggttgataggcttgtttgtttttattttcttgccttgtctttgtttactttgtctttatgttttttacactttaaagggttcagtgctgcagtcactttgccttagtgtttatcatcaagacgtagtatctatccttttcttttatttcGTTGTGATTTGTTTGGTTTCGTAAGTCTGATTATTGGGTACATTttttagacttaaggaacgattggtgtaggctgttcaaacctgtctatgagacactatggtttttctttgataagtctcatggagttgtattgatttaggaactcaccccttatataggtccattcaacccttgaacctattgagcgatatggcctgggagctcatccccttacatggcccttgccatggagttttttgctaggttctcaacctgatattaggatagaaagacaagtttgataaagtaacttcattcattcaagcaacatttgcttttacaaaaggtttttgttttgccacaaaccaaactttctaaacatagaattttcttaaagtttttccgttccagtgccttgggagcctcttgccttctagatctcccagcttgtaggatccacccttgtgtgcttcgaggatggtgtatggcCCCTCCCATTTTGGGCCTAATTTTCCTTGGTTTTCCTTTTTGCTGGCCTCATTGTTTCTGAGAACTAGGTCTCCTGgcttgaatcgttcgttcttgaCCTTTTTGTTGTAATATGCTTCCATCTTTTGCTTGTATTTGGCCtcttgtattgctgcttgatcccggGCCTCTTCTaagagttgtaagttcaacatggtctcttgtgtgtttacctcgggatccatgttgacaattcgttgggttacaactcctatttcagcggggattacggctttggatccgaataccaagctataaggtgtttttctgtgacttgctttttctgttgttctgattgcccataaaacgctaggcaattcttccagccaattactttcatatctccccaatcttgtcttgatgccttccactatgcttctgttggtcctttcaacctgaccgtttgattgcgggtaagccactgagctgaagatttggttgatcctgtactctttgcaccaaaggctgaagggtttctcagcgaattgtttcccattatcggtCACAATTACCCCTGGCAGCCCATAGCGGCATATGATGTTCTCCCATACAAAGTCTATGATTTGCTTTCCTGTGATTTTGGCAAGGGGTTTGacctctggccatttgctgaagtagtcaattgctaccaacaggaattttactccccctttgcttggagggaatggtccaactatgtccattccccatttatggaatggccatgctgaaGTTATGGGGACCAAGTCATGTTTTGGACTTTTTGGTATTGGGGAGTGGATTTGGCAGGCATcgcatttcttcaattgctcgacggtatcccgatgcattgaaggccagaagtatcccaagttcatga
Above is a window of Helianthus annuus cultivar XRQ/B chromosome 14, HanXRQr2.0-SUNRISE, whole genome shotgun sequence DNA encoding:
- the LOC118486595 gene encoding uncharacterized protein LOC118486595: MGALKDLARSFSRLTQEEVDLFCLEYGIDKQFNPTAPACDASVDKPISGFIALYCRHFEWSNLRYPFSFFVLNLLEYYRVSFGQVHPKGMARVLHFEVLCRALGYDPSLLLFRRFFRLAKNGDWFTFENTKVDTCLVSSMVTTLGSWKNTFFWVSESIIPFKMVWRHPDAVLNDPEPSESELNDAFLSAIRGCPSRVRPFPEHLLVLLGVSNIWAKVDRDPVLMRNGLVMSALDFIKSDDTSDVVFEDAPTVPGENVVVRTSEQRFEGSGYVSVANAKGFTKSNVPKPSTRRLSRRLLKAAPQSTSTEPVDLSDDIEASEDQAEVEVEKEKELVVRGKKVRGKKGVATPVQESSSRDVEGLNPEGTYVPTWLVKNDDTFKDAAVCEDALSHLAPPSVREAIAEMDDDTMLSRMVLTTCNLAADREALSVQQKAFREEKEGLKASVGQVTADNQWLIEHGFQQIVTYLLHSKEFNSALGDVYTKLLNLGKHQGLTAGYKLHESGQPLEKSPMFRPEASDVFKASVEQMERLTYPFIHEVCAEVLGSLSKKRSYSGDSDDTLSSLPETSKDAGLETSAVGGEEVVKVKKTKKAKKSKGEGFGDP